The proteins below are encoded in one region of Patescibacteria group bacterium:
- a CDS encoding site-2 protease family protein: MLIALAIIISLSLIVFIHELGHFIVGRLFKVRVEEFGFGYPPRLFGLTKVGNKNKFFFGRREPKEEHGTIYSFNWIPFGGFNRLKGEEAGGKKESDSFSFKPWWQRLLITLSGAGMNIILAAILLAITSGLGSYQEITPEILNSRLVIKDIRIQLIAISPNSPASISGLKVNDKIINIDSQAPKEVVDIQNYFKDKVGKTIKIIVERNNQQIELSVQPKPANQVFPDETSTGGVIGVAISKVGRVYYPIHLAVWSGISKTFLLLGSIVQGFYLFFKELIFHHKMIAEAAGVVGLAAMTADAAKMGIVYLMQFVAVVSLLIAVTQLIPFPALDGGRGVFFVIEGIFRKPVKPSIENAINGIGFTLLLILIIYVTYNDIMKLIVH; this comes from the coding sequence ATGCTCATAGCTTTAGCTATAATTATCTCTCTGAGTTTAATTGTCTTTATCCACGAATTAGGTCATTTTATCGTTGGCAGATTATTCAAAGTACGAGTTGAAGAATTTGGCTTTGGTTATCCACCCAGACTTTTTGGCCTTACTAAAGTCGGCAATAAAAATAAATTCTTCTTTGGACGTCGAGAACCCAAAGAAGAACACGGGACAATTTATTCTTTTAACTGGATTCCTTTTGGTGGATTTAACCGATTAAAAGGGGAAGAGGCGGGCGGCAAAAAGGAGTCAGATAGTTTTTCGTTTAAACCATGGTGGCAGCGCTTACTCATTACCTTAAGCGGCGCTGGAATGAATATAATTTTAGCCGCGATCCTATTGGCCATTACATCCGGTCTTGGTTCTTATCAAGAAATTACTCCGGAAATTTTAAATAGCCGTTTAGTCATTAAAGATATTAGAATTCAGTTAATAGCAATTAGCCCGAATTCACCGGCTTCTATATCAGGACTCAAGGTAAATGATAAAATAATCAACATTGATAGCCAAGCGCCTAAAGAGGTCGTTGATATTCAGAATTATTTCAAGGACAAAGTTGGCAAAACTATAAAAATAATCGTTGAACGTAATAATCAACAAATTGAATTATCGGTTCAGCCAAAACCAGCTAATCAGGTTTTTCCTGATGAGACCAGCACTGGCGGAGTAATCGGCGTGGCCATTAGTAAGGTTGGTCGAGTTTATTATCCAATTCACTTGGCTGTTTGGAGCGGCATTAGTAAAACCTTTCTTTTGCTCGGTTCGATTGTTCAGGGATTTTATCTATTTTTTAAGGAATTAATTTTTCACCACAAAATGATCGCCGAAGCGGCCGGCGTAGTCGGCCTTGCTGCCATGACTGCCGATGCGGCTAAAATGGGCATTGTTTATTTAATGCAATTCGTAGCCGTGGTTTCTTTACTTATTGCCGTTACTCAACTTATTCCTTTTCCGGCGCTTGACGGTGGGCGAGGAGTGTTCTTTGTTATTGAAGGCATATTTCGCAAACCGGTTAAGCCGAGTATAGAAAATGCTATTAATGGGATTGGCTTTACTCTTCTTTTAATTTTAATCATTTATGTAACCTACAATGACATCATGAAACTAATTGTGCATTAG
- a CDS encoding type II secretion system protein, protein MLSYDKLKAEQNKDNNFYYSFTLIELLVVVAIIGIFVAVALISVSTASAKARDIRRIGDLVQFSKTLDVYLTANGIYPIWPSGGCTSDPYNPLSTALINSTYLNSLPIDPNSSRYCYYYITDSTGTNYKIAAYLERDTTSASNDSGTASNYYEIYRSAGQQISQVSLTDASLNNAMTSWQTYQDTSLLGWWKMDEDSWTNNCSTYNVLDSSSYSNNGKSCPNITGPVGGETDCTAGKCGLFDGTDDYISIPHNAIFNVTRAITLEAWIKKTGAQGSYSRVIAKRWQYYIAVDNSIGKVTLGFQNGVPNIG, encoded by the coding sequence ATGTTGTCCTACGATAAGCTAAAAGCAGAGCAGAATAAAGATAATAATTTTTATTACTCCTTTACGCTCATCGAACTCCTGGTCGTCGTCGCCATTATTGGTATTTTTGTCGCCGTCGCCTTAATCTCGGTTTCTACGGCTTCTGCCAAAGCCAGGGATATACGTAGAATAGGCGATTTAGTCCAATTCTCTAAAACACTTGACGTCTATCTTACTGCCAATGGAATTTACCCCATTTGGCCCTCTGGAGGATGCACTTCAGATCCCTACAATCCTTTAAGCACTGCCCTAATTAACTCTACCTACCTTAATTCTTTGCCTATTGATCCTAATTCTTCTCGTTATTGTTATTACTATATCACTGATTCAACCGGCACTAACTACAAAATAGCTGCTTATTTAGAACGAGACACCACTTCTGCTTCAAATGACAGCGGCACTGCTTCTAATTATTATGAAATTTATAGATCTGCTGGGCAGCAAATAAGCCAAGTGTCTTTGACCGATGCGAGCCTTAATAACGCCATGACCAGTTGGCAGACATATCAGGATACGTCGTTACTTGGTTGGTGGAAGATGGACGAAGACAGTTGGACTAACAACTGTTCTACTTATAACGTTCTTGATTCTTCTTCTTATAGTAATAATGGCAAGTCATGCCCAAATATTACGGGGCCGGTGGGCGGAGAAACTGATTGCACGGCAGGTAAATGCGGATTGTTTGACGGAACGGATGATTATATTTCTATTCCTCATAATGCGATATTCAATGTTACCCGTGCAATTACTCTTGAAGCCTGGATTAAAAAAACCGGAGCACAGGGATCATATTCTCGTGTTATTGCTAAAAGGTGGCAGTATTATATAGCTGTTGACAATAGTATCGGTAAAGTTACGTTGGGTTTTCAGAATGGAGTTCCAAATATCGGTTAA
- the frr gene encoding ribosome recycling factor, with amino-acid sequence MKRRDNYYFFMAIDLKNFQENVQKTLEALKKDVQTIRTGRATADLISHILVEAYGVRTPIDQLASITIPEPRLIIIQPWDRNLVKEIEIALTQANLGTLPSVRESLIHVNLPPLNEETRKNLVKILNQKLEHWRNEIRSERDEFRSKINKAAKDKEITEDDKFEFFEDLDKSSSKIMEEIDQIGVKKEKEITTI; translated from the coding sequence ATGAAGCGTCGGGATAATTATTATTTTTTTATGGCCATTGATTTAAAAAATTTTCAAGAGAACGTACAAAAGACCTTAGAAGCTCTGAAAAAAGACGTTCAAACCATAAGAACCGGTAGAGCTACTGCTGATTTAATCAGTCATATTTTGGTTGAAGCTTATGGGGTTAGAACGCCGATTGATCAACTGGCGAGTATTACTATACCGGAACCGAGGTTGATTATTATTCAACCATGGGACAGAAATCTCGTTAAAGAAATAGAAATAGCTTTAACACAAGCTAATTTAGGCACTTTGCCGTCGGTCAGGGAATCTTTAATTCATGTTAATTTACCTCCATTAAACGAAGAAACAAGAAAAAATTTGGTCAAAATTTTAAATCAGAAACTTGAACATTGGCGTAATGAAATTCGGTCAGAGCGCGATGAATTCAGGTCGAAAATAAATAAAGCCGCTAAGGACAAAGAAATTACCGAAGACGATAAGTTTGAATTTTTCGAAGATCTGGATAAATCATCGTCTAAAATTATGGAAGAAATTGATCAGATTGGCGTTAAAAAAGAAAAAGAAATCACAACCATTTAA
- the ftsZ gene encoding cell division protein FtsZ translates to MPSKAKKKKKVSGKKSTTKIKIVGVGGAGCAVIDRLVKAKIPKIEFIAINTDSQSLAKSLAHKKIRIGRKITKGFGTGMDPRIGAQAIEESGKKIKETLKDAEIIFFIAGLGGGTGSGALPAIADLIKDLNILTIALVTKPFTFEGSRRINIAEQSYNSLAQRVDSLISLSNENILSLIDRKTSLTDAFRAVDAILEDTIRSITEIINFSGLINLDLADLKTILSKAGRTLLGIGEAEGEGRAIRAVRSAIESPFFSLSFKAAKGIIFIVSGAENVSIYEINEAAKYIIGSVDSDCRVVFGVSANKAMGNKLKIIVIATGFNSGSIPKLETRASIRPQLEIERDETSISVNQPTTKKEIEFESKETFKDGHLIPEPADELEIPAFLRKKKII, encoded by the coding sequence ATGCCCTCTAAAGCCAAGAAAAAAAAGAAAGTTTCAGGCAAGAAATCAACGACAAAAATTAAAATTGTTGGTGTGGGCGGTGCTGGTTGTGCGGTTATTGATCGTTTAGTAAAAGCAAAGATTCCAAAAATAGAATTCATCGCCATTAATACCGACAGCCAATCTTTAGCTAAAAGTTTAGCGCATAAAAAAATTCGCATTGGTAGAAAAATAACTAAAGGCTTTGGCACGGGAATGGACCCAAGAATTGGCGCTCAGGCAATTGAAGAGAGTGGTAAAAAAATTAAAGAGACATTAAAAGATGCAGAGATAATTTTTTTCATTGCCGGTTTGGGTGGCGGTACGGGCAGTGGCGCTTTGCCAGCTATCGCTGACTTGATAAAAGATTTAAATATTTTAACCATTGCTTTAGTAACTAAACCGTTTACTTTTGAGGGTTCACGCCGAATTAATATCGCCGAACAAAGTTATAATTCTTTGGCCCAACGCGTTGATTCTTTAATCTCTTTGTCGAACGAAAATATTTTATCTTTAATTGACCGAAAAACTTCTTTAACCGACGCCTTTCGCGCCGTTGACGCTATTTTAGAAGACACAATTCGCAGCATTACTGAGATTATAAATTTTTCCGGATTGATTAATCTTGACTTGGCCGATCTAAAAACAATTTTATCAAAAGCTGGCCGAACGCTACTGGGCATTGGAGAGGCCGAGGGTGAGGGGCGGGCTATTAGGGCGGTACGATCGGCTATTGAAAGCCCGTTTTTCAGCCTATCCTTTAAGGCCGCCAAGGGTATTATTTTTATTGTGAGTGGCGCTGAGAATGTCAGCATTTATGAAATTAACGAGGCAGCTAAATATATCATCGGATCGGTTGACTCTGACTGTCGGGTTGTTTTCGGGGTTTCAGCTAATAAGGCTATGGGCAATAAATTAAAAATAATTGTTATTGCCACTGGATTTAATAGTGGATCGATACCAAAGCTAGAAACCAGGGCTAGTATTAGGCCTCAATTAGAAATAGAGCGAGACGAAACCAGTATTTCTGTTAATCAGCCGACAACAAAAAAAGAGATAGAATTTGAGTCCAAAGAAACATTTAAAGATGGGCACTTGATTCCGGAACCGGCTGACGAATTGGAAATCCCAGCTTTTTTGCGCAAGAAAAAGATTATTTAA
- the murG gene encoding undecaprenyldiphospho-muramoylpentapeptide beta-N-acetylglucosaminyltransferase gives MRIILAGGGSSGPVSPLLAIVEKLQQDEPNAHDFLFIGTKNGHPEKIMAEHAGLKYQGIFCGKLRRYFSWKNFIDLFYLKIGFFQSIGIIKKFKPDVIFSAGGFVAVPMTIAGYVCGVPSLIHQQDVLPGLANKIMIPFAKRITVNFKSSLAGFPAKKSYLTGNPVRQFVLSGNAEKARVKFNLNKDLPVLLVYGGGLGAEKINELIWDNLDDLTLVCQIVHLTGKNKINENIGQDNKNYHRFEFLTDGWPKALAVADLIISRAGLGALTELSILGKPTILIPMPDSHQEINAKIYADQGAVVLMSQKNISYNNFFKTIKNLLTDQEERTRLGERMKKMADPRAAEKIIDHLKQICYNK, from the coding sequence ATGAGAATAATCTTAGCTGGCGGTGGGAGTTCAGGCCCGGTTTCGCCACTTTTAGCCATAGTTGAAAAATTACAGCAAGATGAGCCGAATGCTCATGATTTTTTATTTATTGGGACTAAAAATGGCCATCCAGAAAAAATAATGGCCGAACATGCCGGACTTAAATATCAAGGAATTTTTTGTGGAAAATTACGCCGTTATTTTAGCTGGAAAAATTTTATAGATTTATTTTATTTAAAAATAGGTTTTTTCCAATCAATCGGCATCATTAAAAAATTTAAACCAGATGTCATTTTTTCGGCCGGCGGATTTGTGGCCGTGCCCATGACTATTGCCGGTTATGTTTGTGGTGTGCCAAGTTTAATCCATCAGCAGGATGTTTTACCGGGGTTGGCAAATAAAATTATGATTCCCTTCGCTAAGCGTATTACTGTTAATTTCAAGTCATCTTTAGCTGGTTTCCCAGCCAAAAAAAGTTATTTAACCGGCAATCCGGTGCGGCAATTTGTTTTATCCGGGAATGCCGAAAAAGCGAGAGTAAAATTTAATTTAAATAAAGATTTGCCGGTTTTGTTGGTTTATGGCGGAGGATTGGGAGCGGAAAAAATAAACGAACTTATTTGGGATAATTTGGATGATTTAACCTTGGTTTGCCAGATTGTTCACTTAACCGGTAAAAACAAAATAAATGAAAACATCGGGCAAGACAATAAAAATTACCACCGTTTTGAATTTTTGACCGACGGCTGGCCTAAGGCATTGGCAGTTGCCGATTTGATCATTTCTCGGGCCGGTTTAGGCGCTTTGACAGAATTGTCTATTTTAGGCAAGCCGACAATTTTAATCCCTATGCCTGATTCACACCAAGAAATCAATGCTAAGATTTATGCTGATCAAGGAGCGGTGGTATTAATGAGTCAAAAAAATATTTCTTATAATAATTTTTTCAAAACAATAAAAAATTTATTAACTGACCAAGAAGAACGAACGCGCTTGGGCGAGCGGATGAAGAAAATGGCCGACCCAAGGGCAGCGGAGAAAATAATTGATCATTTAAAGCAAATTTGCTACAATAAGTAA